In Zingiber officinale cultivar Zhangliang chromosome 8B, Zo_v1.1, whole genome shotgun sequence, a single genomic region encodes these proteins:
- the LOC122016485 gene encoding pyruvate decarboxylase 1-like: MQDGSARRGPGTLGRHLARRLVQVGVRDVFSVPGDFNLTLLDHLIAEPELNLVGCCNELNAGYAADGYARARGVGACVVTFTVGGLSVINAVAGSFSENLPIICVAGGPNSNDYGTNRILHHTIGLPDFSQELRCFQTVTCHQAVINNLDDAHEMIDTAISTALKESKPVYISISCNLPGIFHPTFANEPVPYFLAPMVSNQLGLEAAVEATAAFLNKAVKPVLVAGPNLRVAKAQQAFVELADACGYPIAIMPSAKGLVPEHHPHFIGTYWGAVSTNFCGEIVESADAYMFVGPIFNDYSSVGYSLLIKKEKAVVAKRNRVTVGDGPSFGWVFMAEFLAALSHKLKRNTTAMENYRRIYVPPSMPMRRENNEPLRVNILFKHIQSMLSGETSVIAETGDSWFNCQKLHLPENCGYEFQMQYGSIGWSVGATLGYAQAAKEKRVIACIGDGSFQVTAQDVSTMIQQGQHSIIFLINNGGYTIEVEIHDGPYNVIKNWNYTAVVDAINNQAGKCWTCKVNTEEQLEESIATATGDKKDCLCFIEVIVHKDDTSKELLEWGSRVSSANSRAPNPQ; encoded by the exons ATGCAGGACGGCAGCGCGCGTCGGGGCCCGGGGACGCTGGGGCGGCATCTGGCCCGGCGGCTAGTGCAGGTGGGCGTCCGCGACGTCTTCTCCGTGCCCGGCGACTTCAACCTCACCCTACTCGACCACCTCATCGCGGAGCCGGAGCTCAACCTGGTGGGCTGCTGCAACGAGCTCAACGCCGGGTACGCCGCCGACGGCTACGCCCGCGCCCGCGGCGTCGGCGCCTGCGTCGTCACCTTCACCGTCGGCGGTCTCAGCGTCATCAACGCTGTAGCCGGCTCCTTCAGCGAGAACCTCCCCATCATCTGCGTGGCCGGCGGCCCCAACTCCAACGACTACGGCACCAACCGCATCCTCCACCACACTATCGGCCTCCCCGATTTCTCCCAGGAGCTCCGATGCTTCCAGACCGTCACTTGCCACCAG GCGGTGATCAATAATTTGGACGATGCGCATGAGATGATCGATACTGCAATATCCACGGCTTTGAAAGAGAGCAAGCCCGTGTACATCAGCATCAGCTGCAACTTGCCGGGGATATTTCATCCCACCTTCGCAAACGAGCCTGTTCCCTACTTCCTCGCGCCCAT GGTGAGCAACCAATTAGGACTGGAGGCTGCCGTGGAAGCAACAGCAGCATTTTTGAACAAGGCCGTGAAGCCAGTACTGGTCGCCGGACCCAATCTGAGGGTGGCTAAAGCACAGCAAGCTTTCGTGGAGCTCGCAGACGCGTGCGGCTATCCAATAGCCATCATGCCATCAGCCAAAGGACTGGTACCGGAGCACCATCCTCACTTCATCGGGACTTACTGGGGCGCCGTGAGCACCAACTTCTGTGGAGAGATTGTGGAATCAGCTGATGCTTACATGTTCGTCGGCCCGATCTTTAACGACTACAGCTCTGTGGGGTATTCTCTCCTGATCAAGAAGGAAAAAGCTGTGGTGGCAAAGCGGAACCGTGTCACTGTCGGCGATGGCCCCTCTTTTGGTTGGGTTTTCATGGCTGAATTCTTGGCTGCACTGTCTCATAAGCTGAAGAGGAACACTACTGCTATGGAGAATTACCGTCGTATCTACGTCCCTCCAAGCATGCCGATGAGACGAGAGAACAACGAACCTTTGAGGGTTAATATCCTTTTTAAGCACATTCAG AGTATGCTGAGTGGAGAGACCTCTGTCATTGCAGAGACTGGTGATTCATGGTTCAATTGCCAAAAGCTTCATTTGCCGGAGAACTGCGG GTATGAATTCCAAATGCAGTACGGATCAATTGGATGGTCAGTAGGTGCCACTCTTGGATATGCTCAAGCTGCCAAGGAAAAGCGTGTTATTGCTTGCATAGGAGATGGGAGTTTCCAG GTGACTGCTCAAGATGTATCTACAATGATCCAGCAAGGGCAACACAGCATTATTTTTCTCATTAATAATGGTGGATACACTATCGAAGTAGAGATCCATGATGGGCCTTACAATGTGATCAAGAACTGGAACTACACTGCAGTTGTTGATGCCATAAACAATCAAGCAGGCAAATGTTGGACTTGCAAG GTGAACACTGAGGAACAATTAGAAGAGTCGATAGCCACAGCCACTGGAGACAAGAAGGATTGCCTGTGTTTTATCGAGGTAATTGTGCACAAAGATGATACGAGCAAAGAGCTTTTGGAATGGGGATCAAGAGTCTCGTCTGCTAACAGTCGCGCGCCAAACCCACAATAG